One window of Oreochromis niloticus isolate F11D_XX linkage group LG23, O_niloticus_UMD_NMBU, whole genome shotgun sequence genomic DNA carries:
- the LOC100696162 gene encoding zona pellucida sperm-binding protein 3: protein MELGFVFGFVLFFLAGNFCFTTQNWLNVSTNDTFSQIPKEEVTTSSQLPRSLQTAGRHQMEQKDPAGFPVSYRVRSHQLRKQKPSQLEQGETVQTQELAQLQEQDPDLNLAVKQKSKVPVKFEERVPVPADSVVVDCGEVKVTVEVKRNFLGNGQLIRPSDLTLGDCAAVDTEGLVLGFQTEPEGCGSTVTMTEEAIIYTFTLMYSPTPISNTFILKTNPVEAVIQCHYKRRHYVNSDALRPTSKPLASLMQVEQWLHFSLHLMTEDWQSQRPSSVYFLNDVMHIEAAVLRGNHIPLRVYVDGCVATANPDPYSQPRYSLINNHGCLTDTKLTGSKSYFMPRSHEDKLHFQLKAFRFHRDDRKALYITCHLKATPVSAPVDSEHKACSFLSEAKRWVASGGDNKVCSCCETSCSTQRWKRSLAANDALRWEGTVALGPILLEENVLEEGSTEPLELPPEPVSLQQTQEVTRAALFSAVALLCGVWMVLAVVLVFTSTVICSRLRKPTGYSICT, encoded by the exons ATGGAGCTGGGGTTTGTGTTCGGCTTTGTGCTTTTCTTCTTAGCTGGAAACTTCTGCTTCACTACACAAAATTGGTTAAACGTCAGCACCAATGACACTTTTAGCCAAATcccaaaagaagaagtgacaaCAAGCTCGCAGCTGCCAAGATCACTGCAGACAGCCGGACGTCACCAGATGGAACAAAAGGATCCGGCCGGCTTTCCTGTCAGCTACCGGGTCAGGAGCCACCAGCTCAGGAAGCAGAAACCTTCCCAGCTGGAGCAGGGGGAGACCGTCCAAACTCAAGAGTTGGCACAACTGCAGGAACAAGATCCAGATCTAAACCTAGCAGTCAAGCAGAAATCAAAG GTGCCAGTGAAGTTTGAGGAGCGGGTTCCTGTGCCAGCTGACAGTGTGGTGGTGGACTGTGGCGAAGTAAAGGTCACCGTCGAGGTCAAGCGGAACTTCCTAG GAAACGGTCAGTTGATCCGTCCGAGTGATCTGACCTTAGGAGACTGCGCTGCGGTAGACACTGAGGGACTCGTCCTGGGGTTTCAAACGGAGCCGGAGGGCTGCGGCAGCACAGTGACG ATGACTGAAGAAGCCATCATCTACACATTTACTCTGATGTACTCTCCGACTCCGATTAGCAACACCTTCATTTTAAAGACCAACCCTGTTGAAGCGGTAATTCAGTGCCACTATAAAAG GAGGCATTACGTAAACAGCGATGCCTTGAGACCCACCTCGAAGCCGTTGGCCTCCCTCATGCAAGTGGAACAGTGGCTGCACTTCTCCCTGCATCTCATGACAG AGGACTGGCAGTCGCAGAGGCCTTCCAGCGTTTATTTCCTGAATGACGTGATGCACATTGAGGCGGCGGTCCTCAGGGGTAACCACATACCTCTGAGGGTCTACGTGGACGGCTGCGTGGCCACTGCGAACCCAGATCCATACTCTCAACCCAGATACAGCCTCATTAACAACCACGG ATGTTTAACTGACACTAAGCTGACGGGATCCAAGTCTTACTTCATGCCGAGGAGCCACGAGGATAAACTTCACTTCCAGCTGAAGGCCTTCAGGTTCCACCGAGATGACAGGAAGGCT CTCTACATCACATGTCACCTGAAAGCAACGCCAGTCTCTGCACCCGTCGACTCGGAGCACAAAGCCTGCTCATTCCTGTCTGAAGCTAAGAG ATGGGTGGCATCAGGTGGAGACAATAAGGTGTGTAGCTGCTGTGAGACCAGCTGCAGCACGCAGAGATGGAAAAGAAGCCTTGCAGCAAATGATG CTCTGCGGTGGGAGGGGACGGTTGCTCTGGGCCCCATCCTGCTGGAGGAGAACGTTCTGGAAGAGGGGTCGACTGAGCCGCTTGAGCTTCCTCCAGAACCAGtttctctgcagcagacacaaGAAGTCACTCGAGCTG CCTTGTTTTCAGCAGTAGCCCTGCTGTGTGGAGTCTGGATGGTGCTTGCTGTGGTGTTAGTTTTCACCAGCACTGTGATTTGCAGCAGACTTCGCAAACCCACCGGATACTCTATTTGCACCTGA